The Pseudalkalibacillus hwajinpoensis DNA window TCAAAATCAAGACTGAAATGATAAATATGCCCGTTATGACGATCGATTGCAATAGCATGTTATCACTGTAGTTTTCAATTTCGACCTGTGTATTGCCGGAAACCCTCATCATCATGAAGTAATTGATCATTGATACAGCAATCCCGAGCACAATCGCACCAGCTATCTTCCCCCATGCGTTACGCTTTTCCGCCGTGATACCATATACCAACCAGAAGCTGCTAACTGATGAAACGAGTGCAATAAGTCCCGGAACAACAATTTGCCACCAAGTACTAAGGCTGTATGTCTCTTTCAAAAGATAAACAGAACTTAGAATTTTTAAAAGTAATAACGAAGTAGTAATTGGAATAGCCGCAAGCAAAATTGCTCGAAATGGCTGCATACTTAAGGATAGTACTATAAATGATAGTAATGCCCCACCTACAGGAATAAGTAATGACGCAATGACGAACCACGGCTGATAATGCGCTGATATATTAGGTGATAAACCAAGCAAGGAGATATATTGAAGAATCCAAATCCCCGATCCGAGAGCAAGCGAACTCCCAAACAGCCATATCTTTCTATAAGCTCCTTCCATGCGAATAGCTTTCTCATGAAAATCAAAAGCTGTATACCCATAGCTAACGATCAATAAGATCGAAATTGTTATAAGAAAAAAAGGAAATGTGTACGTAAATTCATTCATGTTATACCCCGCTTTATGCAACTCTGTTTATCGCTAGACACTTAATCTACGTAATTACTATTTGACACTAACCATCAAATTCCTCCTGCTATAGCTGGCTGAAAATGCAAAAAATCAACAGCGTCAAGAAGCAGTCCAAAACCTCGGACTACTTCTTACATTTTCAATGGGTAAAGTTTCTAGTTTTCGGGTACTAACGGGAAGGAGGAGGAACGATATGCCACAAATATTGTTTAAAGTTCAAACCGTGAAAAGACTGGACAGTGGCATACCTAATACTTTTGAAGCTGAGGTTGAAGTCGACATCATTGATCGAAATTCAGGTAATCTCATTCAACAGGGAATGGTACCTGTTCGATTCAATGAGCACGGCGCTTTCCCATCCATTTCACATATTAGACGTTTTGATGGAGACAAGAAGCTTCATACAAAATTTCTGTTTGATAGCAGGAGATATATTCGCAAATTACGACCATATCCTCAACCCGATGATGATTAATCATGCTTCAAATAGGTAGCTGTAAATGTTACAGGCAACCTGAATATTTAAACGGTCAGACGGTTCGTTAAAATCCATGTTAAGTATTTCCTGAATGCGCTGAATTCTGTAATTCATCGTATTAACATGAACGTGAAGCTGTTCAGACGCTTTTTTCAAATCCTGTCCCGTCGAAAGGTAAACAAAAAGCGTTTGAAACAGCTCTCCTTTTCTGCGCTTCTCATAAGCTAGTAACGGAGAGAGGTACTCTAACGCATAATCTGATAGTTCGGCTTCTTTGTTATTTAATAATAGTCTTAGAGCCCCTATCTCCCCATACCAGGAGGAATATCCAGCGAACGTAAACCGCTTTAGAAATTTAATGGTTTTCTTCGCTTCCAGAAAAGAATGCTCTACTGCTTGAATTCCTCTTACTGGTTTTCCGATCCCGATTCTACATATCTTCTCAGTCATAACCGTATCAACAAGATCATTGAACTTTTCCATAAAATCATTCACTACCGTGATTGAAAATTCAATACCATTTGAACCATCGACATAAAATAACAAGACCAGTTGCCGCCCCCATTCTGTCACAAGCAACTGCTTTCCTTCGTCAATATCCAACAAATGGCTAATTGCTGAATGGATACAGCTGCGTAGCCATTCTTCTTCAGGTCCTACGAACTCGTGTGGAACTTCTACAACGGCTACTGTGAAATGACCATCCATACTGATCCCTAACCTTGATGCCGCATAACCTTTGTCTGACTCGTCTTCTTGAGCAGATAAAACATTGATTAACAGTTCACTTGTCAGCCGCTGCTCTTCTTTATCCATGGCTTCTTTTTTCATCAGTTGCAAACCAGCGACAGTGCATGCATGAAAGACAGCGGAATGCTCAAATCTTGTTAACGGCTGCTTTTCAGAAAGAATCGCAAGATAACCAAGTGGAAACGTCAATCGACCTAGCGGAAAAAGCATAAAATTATGTTCAACTGGTAAAACCTCGCTCACCATTTTTCCTTTCATGGAATTCAGATGAGTGAGGATGGCTTTTCTAATCGATTTAATAGATGGTATATCTTCTAAACTTGTAGCTTTCACATCGCCGAATGGATCGAAAATAACGACCGGTTTGCCAATAGAATCAGAGAGATAGGAACAAATATCCTGAAAAGAATTTTCGTTCACAGCAATGTCTGATAGCGCATGGTGAGTCTCAACTGATTTTGATAAGCTTTCATTTTGGTGAACGACCGTCTGGTTAAATTGCTGTAACTTCTTGATGGATACCTCTTTGTTTCGGTACAGGTGAGCATTTTCGAGAGCGATCGCAGCCTGTGAAGAAATAGCTTCTACTAGCCTTATATCATTTTCTGAGAAGGATTTTTCTTCGTTAAAACAATCCAGCACAATCACACCTGTACAGGATTTTTCCTTCTTAATCGGAATACAAATAGTACTCATTGGAAGATCCTGGGCTGACTTATGGTAAAGAGCAGCATTGTGAGCACTCATTGTATTCATGGCTTTCACGACTTCTTTATTTGTTTGAAAATGAATTGTTTTTTCCTTTTCAAATGCAAGACCTGTCATCGATTCCCCCGGGCGAAGGATCACTTCATTAACAGACTTCTTGCGAAATCCAGAAGAAGCTGCAACACTCAGTCCTTTTTTATCTGAGTTATATAAAA harbors:
- a CDS encoding helix-turn-helix domain-containing protein; this translates as MTRGLLENEAELSKRQLHLLMQVSTIFNSSLDFYAVIQSVIEEAVSAIEAADGGVLFLYNSDKKGLSVAASSGFRKKSVNEVILRPGESMTGLAFEKEKTIHFQTNKEVVKAMNTMSAHNAALYHKSAQDLPMSTICIPIKKEKSCTGVIVLDCFNEEKSFSENDIRLVEAISSQAAIALENAHLYRNKEVSIKKLQQFNQTVVHQNESLSKSVETHHALSDIAVNENSFQDICSYLSDSIGKPVVIFDPFGDVKATSLEDIPSIKSIRKAILTHLNSMKGKMVSEVLPVEHNFMLFPLGRLTFPLGYLAILSEKQPLTRFEHSAVFHACTVAGLQLMKKEAMDKEEQRLTSELLINVLSAQEDESDKGYAASRLGISMDGHFTVAVVEVPHEFVGPEEEWLRSCIHSAISHLLDIDEGKQLLVTEWGRQLVLLFYVDGSNGIEFSITVVNDFMEKFNDLVDTVMTEKICRIGIGKPVRGIQAVEHSFLEAKKTIKFLKRFTFAGYSSWYGEIGALRLLLNNKEAELSDYALEYLSPLLAYEKRRKGELFQTLFVYLSTGQDLKKASEQLHVHVNTMNYRIQRIQEILNMDFNEPSDRLNIQVACNIYSYLFEA